From a region of the Corallococcus coralloides DSM 2259 genome:
- a CDS encoding sigma-54-dependent transcriptional regulator, which yields MTPEPTAQQPHVLLVDDDLQLAELMSMRMTSRGYRVTVEGEGRSALRRLAQERVDAMVLDLRLEDMDGMDVLRAARQRAPELSVIMLTAHGSIETAVQAMQEGAYGFLTKPFHDHELMQKLTHALERSLLRREVAELRRRMGEEGEPLLLGISDAISRVREVIARIAPTDATVLLTGESGTGKELAARMLHVLSRRNAGRFVAVNCGALPPELLESELFGHVKGAFSGAVREREGLFGAANGGTLFLDEIGEASPSVQVKLLRVLQEQRLTRVGADVEESVDVRVVAATNRDLSEEVAAKRFRQDLYFRLHVVPIELPPLRERLEDIPLLAQLFLERTANRYGLRPPRLAPATVELMQRYNWPGNVRELIHEMEAAVLLAGADELQPRHVPRLGQALERPPAESSQLPGVPGGTADLPSLREARDAFERAYLAEAMRRCSGSVSAAARMAGRNRSDFYDLLKRHGLSAADFKGTE from the coding sequence TTGACGCCTGAGCCCACCGCCCAGCAGCCCCATGTGCTCCTGGTGGACGATGACCTCCAGCTCGCGGAGCTCATGTCCATGCGGATGACTTCACGCGGCTACCGCGTGACCGTGGAGGGCGAGGGCAGGAGCGCCCTGCGCAGACTCGCGCAGGAGCGCGTGGACGCGATGGTGTTGGACCTGCGTCTGGAGGACATGGATGGCATGGACGTGCTCCGGGCCGCGCGGCAGCGTGCCCCCGAGCTGTCCGTCATCATGCTCACCGCGCACGGCTCCATCGAAACCGCGGTGCAGGCCATGCAGGAGGGGGCCTACGGCTTTCTCACCAAGCCGTTCCACGACCACGAGCTCATGCAGAAGCTCACGCACGCGCTCGAGCGCTCGCTGCTGCGCCGGGAGGTGGCCGAGCTGCGGCGTCGCATGGGGGAAGAGGGCGAGCCCCTGCTCCTGGGCATCAGCGACGCCATCTCGCGCGTGCGCGAGGTGATTGCCCGCATTGCCCCCACGGACGCCACCGTCCTGCTCACCGGCGAGAGTGGCACAGGCAAGGAGCTGGCGGCGCGGATGCTCCACGTGCTGTCGCGCCGCAACGCGGGGCGCTTCGTCGCCGTCAACTGCGGCGCCCTTCCGCCGGAGTTGCTGGAGAGCGAGCTGTTCGGACACGTGAAGGGCGCGTTCTCCGGGGCCGTGCGCGAGCGCGAAGGCCTGTTTGGCGCGGCCAATGGCGGCACGCTGTTCCTGGATGAGATTGGCGAGGCGTCCCCGTCCGTGCAGGTGAAGCTCTTGCGCGTGCTACAGGAGCAGCGGCTCACGCGCGTGGGCGCGGACGTGGAGGAGTCCGTGGACGTGCGGGTGGTCGCCGCCACCAACCGGGACCTCTCGGAAGAGGTGGCCGCGAAGCGCTTCCGTCAGGACCTCTACTTCCGCCTGCACGTGGTGCCCATCGAGCTGCCGCCCCTGCGCGAGCGGCTCGAGGACATCCCGTTGCTCGCGCAGCTCTTCCTGGAGCGCACGGCGAACCGCTATGGCCTGCGTCCGCCGCGCCTCGCGCCCGCGACGGTGGAACTCATGCAGCGCTACAACTGGCCGGGCAACGTCCGGGAGCTCATCCACGAGATGGAGGCCGCGGTGCTCCTGGCCGGCGCGGACGAGCTTCAGCCTCGACATGTGCCTCGCCTGGGGCAGGCGCTGGAGCGGCCCCCGGCCGAAAGCTCGCAGCTGCCTGGCGTTCCAGGCGGGACCGCGGACCTGCCCTCGCTGCGCGAAGCCCGTGATGCCTTCGAGCGCGCCTACCTCGCGGAGGCCATGCGCCGCTGCAGCGGCAGTGTCAGTGCCGCGGCTCGAATGGCCGGGCGCAACCGGAGCGACTTCTACGACCTGCTCAAGCGGCACGGGCTGTCCGCCGCTGACTTCAAGGGAACAGAGTAG
- a CDS encoding response regulator transcription factor — MCRILGADAGACVLECDFRPGGRGGFTAAVLEGWDGAARPALEALQSMGSACNPGIRSLMDRPPVPGAVVTALRRELVGDRAWYGAPYVEHYLRPTQLDDSVYSIRWSEVPGAVRGIGIYRGRSERPFDEADRELLHLFHAECEALLCLPEPTEEAALGVRLTPRERQTLELLLQGFGDKQIAARLGISRFTVNQYTKTLYRRFGVQSRTALIARLLGRQGQGTRESAPPRGSSASDRRAQRVGRPTLFP, encoded by the coding sequence ATGTGCCGCATCCTGGGCGCCGATGCGGGGGCCTGCGTGCTGGAGTGCGACTTCAGACCGGGAGGTCGCGGAGGCTTCACCGCCGCCGTCCTGGAGGGGTGGGACGGCGCCGCGCGGCCCGCGCTCGAGGCGCTCCAGAGCATGGGCAGCGCCTGCAACCCGGGCATCCGTTCGCTGATGGATCGGCCTCCGGTTCCCGGCGCCGTTGTCACCGCGCTGCGGCGGGAGCTCGTCGGAGACCGGGCCTGGTACGGCGCGCCCTACGTGGAGCACTACCTGCGGCCAACCCAGCTCGACGACTCGGTGTATTCAATCCGGTGGTCCGAGGTGCCGGGAGCGGTGCGAGGCATTGGCATCTACCGGGGGCGGAGCGAGCGCCCCTTCGATGAAGCGGACCGCGAGCTGCTGCACCTGTTCCACGCTGAATGCGAGGCCTTGCTCTGCCTGCCGGAGCCCACGGAGGAGGCGGCCCTGGGCGTGCGGCTCACGCCTCGCGAACGCCAGACGCTGGAGCTGCTCCTGCAGGGGTTCGGTGACAAGCAGATCGCGGCCCGGCTTGGCATCAGCCGCTTCACCGTGAATCAGTACACGAAGACCCTCTACCGGCGCTTCGGCGTGCAGTCCCGGACGGCGCTCATCGCAAGACTGCTCGGCCGCCAGGGCCAGGGCACGCGTGAGTCAGCGCCCCCGCGCGGAAGCTCCGCGTCCGACAGGCGGGCTCAGCGGGTGGGCCGCCCTACTCTGTTCCCTTGA